The Candidatus Rokuibacteriota bacterium genomic sequence AGGCACGGTTCCGCGGCGACAGCTGCGCGATCTGCACGGCGTCGGCCGACATTCTCGCCGAGATGGTCGAGGGCCGCCCGTTCCGGGAGGTCGAGGTACTCGCGGTGGAGGATCTCCTCTCACGCCTCCAAGCCGACATCAGGCCGTCGCGGATGAAGTGCGTCACGCTCCCGCTCCAGGTGCTGAAGCGCGCGCTGACGCAGGTCGGGACGCCGCTGTGACGCTGGCTCTCCAGACGCGACCCGACTTCCCGATTTTGGAGCGGTTGGTCAACGGGAGACCGCTCGTCTACCTGGACTCCGCCGCCTCCAGCCAGAAGCCGCGCCAGGTGATCGAGGCCGTCCGCCTCTACTACGAGCGCTCCCACGCCAACGTTCATCGCTCGATCCACACACTCGGCGAGGAGGCGACAGCGCTGCTCGAGGCGGCTCGGGACGGCGTGCGAGAATTCATCGGTGCCGAGCACCGCGAGGAGGTCGTCTTCACCCGCGGGACGACCGACGCCATCAACCTGGTGGCCCAGGCAGTCGGGAGGACCCTCGCTCCCGGCGACGAGATCCTCGTCACCGAGATGGAGCACCACAGCAACCTGATCCCGTGGCAGATGCTGGCCCGGGACCGGGGCGTGAGGCTCAAGGCGGTCCCGATCGCGGGCGAGGGATTCCTGGACCTGGAAGCCCTGGACAGGCTCCTCACCGACCGGACGCGGCTGGTCGCGGTCACCCACGTGTCCAACGTGCTCGGGACGATCAACCCGGTCGCGGCGATCGTGGCCC encodes the following:
- a CDS encoding iron-sulfur cluster assembly scaffold protein, which produces MLYSSVIHERFRRPRFRGELREPDAAFEDVNPLCGDRVRMELRFADSAIAEARFRGDSCAICTASADILAEMVEGRPFREVEVLAVEDLLSRLQADIRPSRMKCVTLPLQVLKRALTQVGTPL